Proteins encoded within one genomic window of Bemisia tabaci chromosome 2, PGI_BMITA_v3:
- the LOC109040162 gene encoding complex I assembly factor ACAD9, mitochondrial: MFSLKLITSRCASQCQNGVCVTISRTQKSVPNKLILKDFRDHPISAISKKPRKPPFLKNVFLGNFDAEFLYYPEVGETERYQALQGILPSVEGFFSKEVDSNKINTDGSIPEDVISSLKNFGLFGSIIPLNYGGLAHTCTEYARICEEVATSPSIFLTLMVHQSLGANAIFRLGTEDQRVRYLPKLASGEWIASFCAAEHQAGMDYSTMKSFAELSDDGMYWTLDGVKTWVVNATKADVFIVCMPTEGSPECAKLNNKLTTFIVEKSSPGISITTESVGAAKGVTFCNVKFDKVKVPCKNVLGRVGHGFNVCNSITNTDAYLYGSLTVGFLRKLLNETIQHVISSHQYHQDLSSLNSVKKIVATIARKIYAVESMTYLTTSILDKYEDPDVDLESVATKVYAIKVMKEGVQECLDLLGSKGLLESFPYEQMLRDSRVQPLFNLSLDFSDVYIAAVGLQHAGEPFQELVTKLRNPLSYPFAAFKLFQETQRSLRRDPKLTLKLYQYVHPSLKDASTQLERTVLRFKLCVLVALTKDGMNIMDNHLNLKRLSELAVLSYAMTAVISRASRSYCCGTQNHDHEMLLAESFVKDTCEAIDYVIGEILESPTQNTDETSVKIADNIFKFKGYAAEHPVQRNIT; this comes from the exons ATGTTCAGTTTAAAATTGATAACATCCAGATGTGCCTCCCAGTGCCAAAATGGAGTGTGTGTCACCATCAGTCGGACTCAGAAATCAGTTCCTAACAAGCTTATCCTGAAGGACTTTAGAGATCATCCTATATCAGCGATAAGTAAAAAACCACGGAAACCTCCTTTCCTCAAAAACGTGTTCCTGGGTAACTTTGATGCAGAATTCCTGTACTATCCAGAAGTTGGTGAAACTGAGAGATACCAGGCTCTTCAAGGGATTCTTCCTTCTGTCGAGggatttttttcgaaagaag TtgattcaaataaaataaacacaGATGGAAGCATACCTGAAGATGTTATATcaagtctgaaaaattttggattatttggaagtatcatCCCCCTGAACTACGGAGGCCTTGCCCACACATGCACTGAGTATGCTAGGATTTGTGAGGAAGTAGCCACAAGTCCATCTATTTTTCTTACGCTGATGGTTCATCAGTCCTTAGGTGCCAAT GCAATATTTCGGCTCGGAACTGAGGACCAGAGAGTAAGGTATCTTCCGAAGTTGGCATCTGGGGAATGGATAGCCTCCTTCTGCGCTGCGGAGCATCAAGCTGGAATGGACTACTCCACAATGAAATCTTTTGCCGAATTATCTGACGATGGGATGTACTGGACTCTAGATGGGGTCAAAACATGGGTTGTTAATGCAACAAAAGCAGATGTTTTCATTGTTTGCATGCCAACTGAG ggttCACCGGAGTGTGCAAAACTTAATAATAAGCTAACAACTTTCATCGTTGAAAAAAGCAGCCCAGGAATTTCCATCACCACTGAAAGTGTTGGTGCAGCTAAAGGCGTTACCTTTTGCAAt GTCAAGTTTGACAAAGTTAAAGTTCCCTGCAAAAATGTTCTTGGGAGAGTCGGACATGGTTTTAATGTTTGTAACAGTATCACTAATACTGATGCTTATCTATATGGAAGCTTAACAGTAG GTTTCTTGCGGAAACTATTAAATGAGACAATCCAGCATGTAATCAGTTCCCATCAATATCACCAGGACCTATCCAGCCTCAATtcggtgaaaaaaattgtagcAACAATAGCGCGAAAAATTTATGCTGTTGAAAGTATGACATACCTAACAACTTCAATTTTAGACAAGTACGAAGACCCAGATGTTGATCTAGAATCAGTTGCGACAAAA GTCTATGCAATAAAGGTTATGAAAGAGGGTGTGCAAGAATGTTTAGATTTACTGGGCTCCAAAGGACTTTTAGAAAGTTTTCCTTATGAACAAATGTTGCGAGACTCCCGAGTACAGCCGCTTTTCAATTTGTCACTTGACTTTTCAGATGTCTATATTGCTGCTGTTG gattacAACATGCTGGCGAACCTTTTCAAGAGTTAGTGACGAAACTAAGAAATCCCCTTAGTTACCCTTTCGCTGCCTTCAAACTCTTCCAGGAAACACAACGAAGTTTGAGACGGGATCCAAAACTGACGTTAAAACTGTATCAATACGTGCATCCATCACTTAAA GATGCAAGTACCCAGCTAGAAAGAACAGTTCTACGTTTTAAGTTATGTGTTTTGGTGGCGTTGACAAAAGACGGGATGAACATCATGGATAATCATTTAAATCTCAAACGACTCTCTGAATTGGCAGTTCTCTCTTATGCCATGACTGCAGTTATTTCACGAGCATCTAGATCGTACTGTTGTGGCACTCAGAATCATGATCATGAA ATGCTGTTAGCTGAGAGTTTCGTGAAGGATACGTGTGAAGCTATTGACTACGTAATAGGTGAAATACTTGAGAGTCCCACCCAAAATACTGATGAAACATCAGTAAAAATAGCagataatatttttaagttcaaagGTTATGCAGCAGAACATCCTGTTCAAAGAAACATTACCTAA